A region from the Linepithema humile isolate Giens D197 chromosome 1, Lhum_UNIL_v1.0, whole genome shotgun sequence genome encodes:
- the LOC105678631 gene encoding polyisoprenoid diphosphate/phosphate phosphohydrolase PLPP6-like, whose product MEEKREVPSTLRKLLAVDAYLSHAFASWGEQFLYLRQLKTHYKVLEISCNSIAWLTTNLMLIWIFNNPNLYQMQVNLLIGLVLDIILVAVLKAITRRRRPTANDNPSSAKDSFPSGEAARATFVAYYFLNLWPLPLICVPPLLAWCFSVCTSKLLMRKHHVFDVLAGIALGVFQGLLIGYIYLEQDTCKSLIWWITDEKISGAEYDV is encoded by the exons ATG gAGGAAAAAAGGGAAGTGCCATCAACACTTAGAAAGCTCTTGGCAGTTGATGCTTATTTAAGCCATGCCTTTGCCAGTTGGGgagaacaatttttatatttaagacaACTAAAAACTCATTATAAAGTTTTGGAG aTATCTTGTAATAGCATAGCATGGCTGACGACTAATCTCATGTTAATCTGGATTTTCAACAACCCAAATTTATATCAGATGCaagttaatcttttaataG gATTGGTGCTTGACATTATTCTTGTCGCTGTACTAAAAGCAATAACAAGAAGGAGGCGGCCTACAGCGAACGATAATCCCTCTTCTGCTAAAGATTCCTTTCCATCTGGAGAAGCGGCTCGTGCAacatttgttgcatattattttcttaatctaTGGCCTTTACCTTTGATATGTGTACCACCTTTGTTGGCATGGTGCTTTTCAGTATGTACATCCAAGCTTCTGATGAGGAAACATCATGTATTTGATGTTTTGGCAGGTATAGCTCTTGGTGTATTCCAAGGTTTGCTGATAGGGTACATATACTTGGAACAAGATACttgcaaaagtttaatttgGTGGATTACTGACGAGAAAATATCTGGAGCTGAATATGATGTttga
- the LOC136997032 gene encoding uncharacterized protein — MPKRKNYEHLSRSQQWRRRQEIDKKFTINETNNKEIENENPQGESHKNIDIRNISMENDVSQDVEDFGIDSYSEDSDVESDLDDKHNDEVLNCYPQKEATLREFLRSWSIENNITHVAITKLLKGLKAYGHEDLPTEARTLLQTPQTTSMINTASGTYYYHGLKRALEDHLKHTRSVNIENPIRINLGIDGLPLAKSSKAQFWPLLGQIVHIDYREEPFVIGVYHGYCKPGKPDEIIDNFIEEYTEIEEEGFNYEGKNYEILINTVICDAPARAFMKCIKSHTGYYGCDKCEEEGEWINGRMLFLNKNAPLRTDETFLLRQNEDHHLDNSPFENIALKMVTQFPLDYMHLVCLGVMKKLTKLWITGIRNVKLSASEIHKLSDDLKQLIPYIPKEFSRKPRGLNELDRWKATKFRLFLLYTGLVTLTSYLPNDYLRHFYVLHCAISILCNPTDCKYNNKYANELLIHFVQAYKLLYGEQYITYNVHNLIHLHKDVQNYGCLDMFSAFPFENYFKEMKKMLRKSAQPLQQLHRRLMEKSYNGRDIIYEYQQYPILLNSRNKELLFGCTYSYREIKFKNFSLSCIREADAYCYIDHKHIVMIEYIGKRNGEIVIVGKTLQNSSNIPLYPCDSRQLGIHIRNIWSEIGIYPVSKISAKAMRLPYKVTFCIIPIIHTDN; from the coding sequence ATGCCGAAGAGGAAAAACTATGAACATTTGAGTCGTTCCCAACAATGGCGTCGACGACAAGAAATAGACAAGAAGTTTacaattaatgaaacaaataataaagaaattgagaATGAGAATCCTCAAGGAGAGTctcacaaaaatattgatattcgtAACATTTCGATGGAGAATGATGTATCTCAAGATGTTGAAGATTTTGGGATTGATTCTTATTCTGAAGATTCTGACGTGGAGTCAGATTTAGATGATAAACATAACGATGAAGTTTTGAATTGTTATCCACAAAAAGAAGCAACACTACGAGAATTTCTACGGAGTTGgagtattgaaaataatattactcatGTAGCCATTACTAAATTGCTAAAAGGTCTCAAAGCTTATGGACATGAAGATCTTCCAACTGAAGCTCGAACGTTGTTGCAAACACCACAAACAACATCAATGATTAATACTGCTTCTGGAACTTATTATTACCACGGATTGAAAAGAGCATTGGAAGATCATTTGAAACACACTAGAtctgttaatattgaaaatccaATCAGGATCAATTTAGGCATTGACGGTTTACCACTGGCAAAAAGTTCCAAAGCACAGTTTTGGCCACTTTTAGGACAAATTGTTCACATAGATTATAGAGAAGAACCTTTTGTCATTGGAGTTTATCATGGATATTGTAAACCTGGAAAACCTgatgaaattattgataattttattgaagaatatactgaaattgaagaagaaggatttaattatgaaggaaaaaattatgaaattttgataaataccgTAATATGCGACGCCCCGGCAAGAGCATttatgaaatgtataaaaagcCATACCGGATATTATGGATGTGATAAATGTGAAGAAGAAGGTGAATGGATAAATGGTcggatgttatttttaaacaaaaatgctCCATTACGTACTGACGAAACATTTTTGTTGCGGCAAAATGAAGATCATCATTTAGATAATTCACCTTTTGAAAACATAGCCTTGAAAATGGTTACACAATTTCCTTTAGACTACATGCATCTGGTTTGTCTTGGTGTAATGAAAAAACTTACAAAATTATGGATTACAGGTATAAGGAATGTTAAACTGTCTGCttctgaaattcataaattgtcAGATGATTTGAAACAGTTAATACCGTATATACCTAaagaattttcaagaaaaccGAGAGGATTGAATGAATTGGATCGCTGGAAAGCGACGAAATTCAGATTGTTTCTTCTATACACAGGCTTGGTAACTTTGACGTCATATTTACCAAATGATTACCTGAggcatttttatgttttacattgTGCAATTAGTATTTTGTGTAATCCTACTGATTGCaagtataataacaaatatgcaAATGAATTGCTAATACACTTTGTACAAGCATACAAGCTTTTGTATGGTGAACAATACATTACTTACAATGTACATAACTTGATACATTTGCACAAAGATGTTCAAAACTATGGATGTTTAGATATGTTCAGTGCGTttccatttgaaaattattttaaagagatGAAGAAGATGCTTCGAAAAAGTGCACAACCTTTACAACAATTACACAGACGTTTAATGGAAAAATCATACAATGGAAGAGATATTATATATGAGTATCAACAATATCCCATTCTTCTGAATTCCAggaataaagaattattatttggatGTACATATTCCTACCgggaaataaaattcaaaaatttttcattgtctTGTATAAGAGAAGCTGACGCTTATTGTTATATTGATCATAAGCATATTGTCATGATTGAATATATTGGTAAAAGAAATGGAGAAATAGTAATAGTTggaaaaacattacaaaattcatCGAATATTCCTTTATATCCATGCGATTCACGGCAGTTGGGAATTCACATCAGAAATATATGGTCCGAAATTGGCATATATCCAGTCAGTAAAATAAGCGCTAAAGCAATGCGACTTCCTTACAAAGTAACTTTCTGTATAATTCCCATTATACATACTGATAATTGA